A genomic region of Azoarcus sp. KH32C contains the following coding sequences:
- the cysD gene encoding sulfate adenylyltransferase subunit CysD, producing MTVAGRGKNTVIKRTQMSLTHLQRLEAESIHIMREVVAEAENPVMLYSIGKDSAVMLHLAMKAFYPARPPFPLLHVDTRWKFRDMYRFRDEMVSKLGLDLIVHINPEGVAKDINPFTHGSAIHTDIMKTEGLKQALDKYGFDAAFGGARRDEEKSRAKERIFSFRTEQHRWDPKSQRPELWKLYNARKHKGESMRVFPLSNWTELDIWQYIYLENIPIVPLYYSAERPVVERDGALIMVDDERMPLKPGEVPMMKKVRFRTLGCYPLTGAVESEADTLPAIIQEMLLTKTSERQGRVIDHDSAASMEKKKQEGYF from the coding sequence ATGACGGTCGCCGGTCGAGGGAAAAACACCGTCATCAAGAGGACGCAGATGTCACTCACCCACCTGCAACGGCTAGAAGCCGAGAGCATTCACATCATGCGGGAGGTCGTCGCCGAGGCCGAAAACCCGGTGATGCTCTATTCGATCGGCAAGGATAGCGCCGTCATGCTGCATCTGGCGATGAAGGCCTTCTATCCGGCGCGTCCGCCGTTTCCGCTGCTGCACGTCGACACCCGCTGGAAATTCCGCGACATGTACCGTTTCCGCGACGAGATGGTGTCGAAGCTCGGCCTCGACCTGATCGTGCACATCAACCCGGAAGGCGTCGCCAAGGACATCAACCCCTTCACCCACGGCTCGGCGATCCACACCGACATCATGAAGACCGAGGGCCTCAAGCAGGCGCTCGACAAGTATGGTTTCGACGCCGCCTTCGGTGGCGCGCGCCGCGACGAGGAGAAGTCGCGTGCCAAGGAACGCATCTTCTCCTTCCGTACCGAGCAACATCGCTGGGACCCGAAGAGCCAGCGCCCCGAGCTGTGGAAGCTCTACAACGCCCGCAAGCACAAGGGCGAGTCGATGCGCGTGTTCCCGCTCTCCAACTGGACCGAGCTCGACATCTGGCAATACATCTACCTCGAAAACATCCCGATCGTGCCGCTGTATTACTCGGCCGAGCGCCCGGTCGTCGAGCGCGACGGCGCGCTGATCATGGTCGACGACGAACGCATGCCGCTCAAGCCGGGTGAAGTGCCGATGATGAAGAAGGTGCGCTTCCGCACCCTCGGCTGTTATCCGCTCACCGGTGCCGTCGAATCCGAAGCCGATACGCTGCCGGCGATCATCCAGGAGATGCTTCTCACGAAGACCTCCGAGCGCCAGGGCCGCGTCATCGACCACGACTCCGCCGCATCCATGGAAAAGAAAAAGCAGGAAGGGTATTTCTGA
- the cysQ gene encoding 3'(2'),5'-bisphosphate nucleotidase CysQ: MTDKLLRTELLEAVIRIVREAGDVVMDVYETDFAVRGKDDASPVTEADERAEAVILAGLARLTPEIPVVAEEAVAAGRIPQVFERFWLVDPLDGTKEFIKRNGEFTVNVALVEHGEPVLGVVLAPALGLLYGGANGAGAFVEGGQERRTITCRHPPAEGLTVVASRSHGDAEALDAFLAGRKVANLVSAGSSLKLCRVAAGEADLYPRLGRTMEWDIAAGHAVLSAAGGTVKTLDGTPLRYGKPGFDNPHFVASGA; this comes from the coding sequence GTGACGGACAAGCTATTGAGGACCGAATTGCTGGAGGCCGTGATCCGGATCGTGCGCGAGGCCGGCGATGTGGTGATGGACGTCTATGAAACGGACTTCGCGGTGCGCGGCAAGGATGACGCCTCTCCCGTCACCGAGGCGGACGAGCGCGCCGAGGCGGTGATCCTCGCGGGATTGGCGCGGCTGACGCCCGAAATCCCGGTGGTTGCGGAAGAAGCGGTCGCCGCGGGACGCATCCCGCAGGTCTTCGAACGCTTCTGGCTCGTCGATCCGCTCGACGGAACGAAGGAGTTCATCAAGCGCAACGGGGAATTCACGGTCAATGTCGCGCTGGTCGAGCACGGCGAACCGGTGCTGGGCGTCGTTCTCGCGCCGGCGCTGGGGCTGCTGTACGGCGGGGCGAATGGGGCCGGCGCCTTTGTCGAAGGCGGCCAGGAGCGCCGCACGATCACGTGCCGCCATCCGCCCGCGGAAGGGCTCACGGTGGTGGCCAGCCGTTCGCACGGCGATGCGGAGGCGCTCGATGCCTTCCTCGCGGGACGCAAGGTCGCGAACCTCGTCAGCGCGGGGTCTTCGCTGAAGCTGTGTCGGGTCGCCGCGGGCGAAGCCGACCTCTACCCCCGCCTCGGGCGCACGATGGAATGGGATATCGCGGCAGGACACGCGGTCCTGTCGGCCGCAGGCGGCACCGTGAAAACGCTCGATGGCACGCCGCTGCGCTACGGAAAGCCGGGGTTCGACAATCCGCATTTCGTCGCGAGCGGCGCCTGA
- a CDS encoding SLC13 family permease — translation MTAYIVLAAVALLLALLVGGRSPTALLFTVWAAGFHLAGLVSERDWLLSYSNPALVTLIVLLQVSLALERSPLLDRLTELILKGRPSMAVLRFSTMTCMISAFINNTAVVGTLLGVISRQRHQPPSKLLIPLSYGAIVGGIVTLVGTSTNLVVNSFVVDAKLPPLEMFQFSMVGVPVALACIAVMTLCTGLLPANKPESKKSRQAYFLEAKVSPGSQLAGKSIEDNLLRNLDGLFLLEIEREERLISPVGPDEILCEGDILVFTGDMTKVQALHAFPGLHVFGTRADTLLGSNLVEVVISNESILANRTLREVDFRSHFDAGVVGIRRGDKRLSGQLGRIPLRVGDSLLLAVGGDFAQHRNIERNFHVLDGEMLRPRLTPRQSVFTLAGFALAIGLSAAEIWPLLNSLLVLLAVLLVSRILTLAELRRRFPFDLLLIIGSALTISRALESSGAAQLIADTMRSIFDGYGVYGAFVGVYLITLAVTEVIPNNAAAALAFPIGLSTARAFNADPTPFVMAVAYGASACFMVPFGYQTHLMVMSPGRYRATDYFKAGLPVSLTYSAGVLGLVPVFFPF, via the coding sequence ATGACAGCGTACATCGTCCTGGCGGCGGTCGCCCTGCTGCTCGCGCTGCTGGTGGGCGGGCGCTCGCCCACGGCGCTGCTGTTCACGGTCTGGGCGGCGGGCTTTCATCTCGCGGGACTGGTCAGCGAGCGCGACTGGCTGTTGAGCTACTCGAATCCCGCGTTGGTCACGCTGATCGTACTCCTGCAGGTATCGCTCGCGCTGGAGCGTTCGCCGCTGCTGGACCGGCTCACGGAACTGATCCTGAAGGGGCGGCCGTCGATGGCCGTGCTGCGCTTCTCGACGATGACGTGCATGATCTCGGCCTTCATCAACAACACGGCCGTCGTCGGAACCCTCCTCGGCGTGATTTCACGGCAGCGACATCAGCCGCCTTCCAAGCTGCTGATCCCCTTGTCGTATGGTGCGATCGTCGGGGGCATCGTCACGCTGGTCGGCACATCGACGAACCTCGTCGTCAATTCCTTCGTCGTCGATGCGAAGCTGCCGCCGCTGGAGATGTTCCAGTTCAGCATGGTCGGCGTGCCCGTTGCACTGGCCTGCATCGCGGTGATGACGCTTTGCACCGGCCTGCTGCCGGCAAACAAACCCGAATCGAAGAAGAGCCGACAGGCGTATTTTCTCGAGGCCAAGGTGTCGCCGGGTTCGCAGCTGGCGGGGAAGAGTATCGAGGACAACCTGCTGCGCAACCTCGACGGCCTCTTCCTGCTCGAGATCGAACGTGAGGAGCGGCTGATTTCGCCGGTCGGTCCGGACGAGATCTTGTGCGAAGGGGACATCCTGGTCTTCACCGGGGACATGACAAAGGTCCAGGCGCTGCACGCCTTCCCCGGCCTGCATGTATTTGGCACGCGCGCCGACACGCTGCTGGGGTCGAACCTGGTCGAGGTCGTGATTTCGAACGAATCGATCCTCGCCAACCGCACGCTGCGCGAAGTGGATTTCCGCTCGCATTTCGACGCCGGGGTCGTAGGCATCCGGCGCGGCGACAAACGCCTGAGCGGACAGCTGGGGCGGATTCCCTTGCGCGTCGGAGACAGCCTGCTGCTCGCGGTGGGGGGCGACTTCGCGCAGCATCGCAATATCGAGCGCAACTTCCACGTGCTCGACGGGGAGATGCTGCGGCCGCGCCTGACTCCGCGTCAAAGCGTCTTCACGTTGGCCGGCTTTGCGCTCGCCATCGGCCTGTCGGCAGCCGAAATCTGGCCGCTGCTGAACAGCCTGCTGGTGCTGCTGGCCGTCCTGCTCGTCTCGCGCATCCTGACGCTGGCGGAGTTGCGGCGCCGCTTTCCCTTCGACCTGCTGCTGATCATCGGATCGGCGCTGACGATTTCGCGGGCGCTGGAGTCGTCCGGCGCGGCGCAGCTGATCGCCGACACCATGCGCAGCATCTTCGACGGGTATGGCGTCTACGGCGCCTTCGTGGGGGTCTACCTGATCACGCTGGCCGTCACCGAGGTCATTCCGAACAACGCGGCGGCGGCGCTCGCGTTTCCGATCGGACTGTCGACCGCGCGCGCATTCAACGCCGACCCGACGCCTTTCGTGATGGCCGTCGCGTATGGAGCCAGCGCCTGCTTCATGGTCCCTTTCGGCTACCAGACGCACCTGATGGTGATGTCGCCAGGGCGTTATCGCGCGACGGACTACTTCAAGGCCGGCTTGCCGGTGAGCCTGACCTACTCCGCAGGGGTGCTAGGCCTGGTGCCGGTGTTCTTTCCGTTCTGA
- a CDS encoding acyl carrier protein: MNIQQQVLVLLDEVLSLNGRGLQFDADSPLLGSVPELDSMAVLAVIHAIEERFGISIPDDEIDGSSFATVGTVVDFVTRLSHA; this comes from the coding sequence TTGAACATTCAGCAACAGGTTTTGGTCCTGCTCGATGAAGTCCTGAGCCTCAACGGGCGCGGCCTGCAATTCGATGCGGATTCCCCGCTGCTCGGCAGCGTCCCCGAACTCGATTCGATGGCGGTGCTGGCGGTGATTCACGCGATCGAAGAACGTTTCGGCATCTCCATTCCGGACGACGAAATCGACGGCAGCTCCTTCGCGACCGTCGGCACCGTGGTCGACTTCGTCACGCGCCTTTCGCACGCCTGA
- a CDS encoding acyl-CoA ligase (AMP-forming), exosortase A system-associated — protein sequence MTSAVLLHQLVETAAARDGARTALTRGKEALSYAELSAQCAAWSSGLLELGIARGERVAIYLEKRMEFVAAAFGATAAGGVFVPLNPLLKGEQVAHILRDCNVRVLVTSVERLAALQAVIPHCHDLRQVVLVGSPEALPAVQGASVHRWSELSTAAAREGHRVIDTDMAAILYTSGSTGRPKGVVLSHRNMVTGARSVAQYLENNAEDSLLAALPLSFDAGFSQLTTAFHAGARVVLIDYLLPRDVVNAVVRERVTGLTAVPPLWIQLAGLQWPEGVTDHLRYIANTGGRMPGETLKALRAKLPRTRPFLMYGLTEAFRATYLPPEQADVRPDSIGKAIPNSEVLVLREDGTECAPNEPGELVQRGALVAMGYWNDPEKTAERFKPLPAGIGGREPGLTIAEIAVFSGDTVRRDEEGFLYFVGRRDEMIKTSGYRVSPTEVEEILYGTGKVGECVAFGLPHPTLGQSICIVATAPAGAELDTAGLLADCRARMPAYMVPARIEVRVGALPRNPNGKIDRKQLAAEYLEKEATQ from the coding sequence ATGACCAGCGCCGTCCTGCTCCACCAACTCGTTGAGACCGCCGCCGCCCGTGACGGCGCGCGGACCGCGCTGACGCGCGGCAAGGAAGCCTTGAGCTATGCGGAGCTGTCCGCGCAATGCGCGGCATGGTCCTCCGGACTGCTCGAACTGGGTATCGCGCGCGGCGAGCGCGTCGCGATCTACCTCGAGAAACGCATGGAATTCGTGGCCGCGGCCTTCGGCGCGACAGCCGCCGGCGGCGTTTTCGTGCCGCTGAATCCGCTACTGAAGGGCGAACAGGTGGCGCATATCCTGCGCGACTGCAACGTGCGCGTACTGGTCACCAGCGTCGAACGCCTTGCGGCTCTGCAAGCCGTGATCCCGCACTGCCACGATCTGCGGCAGGTCGTGCTCGTCGGGTCGCCGGAAGCGCTCCCCGCGGTGCAGGGGGCGAGTGTGCACCGCTGGAGCGAGTTGAGCACGGCAGCCGCACGCGAGGGACACCGGGTCATCGACACCGACATGGCGGCGATTCTCTACACTTCGGGCAGCACCGGTCGCCCGAAAGGGGTCGTGCTGTCACACCGAAACATGGTCACCGGCGCACGCAGCGTCGCGCAATACCTCGAGAACAATGCCGAAGACAGCTTGCTGGCGGCGCTGCCGCTGTCCTTCGATGCCGGGTTCTCCCAGCTGACGACGGCCTTCCACGCCGGCGCGCGCGTCGTGTTGATCGATTACCTGCTGCCGCGCGACGTAGTGAACGCAGTCGTGCGCGAACGGGTGACGGGGCTGACGGCGGTGCCGCCGCTGTGGATCCAGCTCGCCGGCCTGCAGTGGCCGGAAGGCGTCACCGACCACCTGCGCTACATCGCCAATACCGGCGGGCGCATGCCCGGTGAGACGCTGAAGGCCTTGCGGGCCAAGCTGCCGCGCACCCGCCCCTTCCTGATGTATGGCCTCACCGAGGCCTTCCGGGCGACCTATCTGCCGCCTGAGCAGGCGGATGTCCGTCCGGATTCGATCGGCAAGGCGATTCCGAATAGTGAAGTACTGGTGCTGCGTGAGGACGGCACCGAGTGCGCACCGAACGAGCCGGGCGAACTGGTGCAGCGCGGGGCGCTGGTCGCAATGGGCTACTGGAACGATCCGGAGAAGACGGCCGAGCGCTTCAAGCCCCTGCCGGCGGGCATCGGTGGCCGCGAGCCGGGTCTGACGATCGCCGAGATCGCGGTCTTTTCGGGCGACACCGTGCGGCGCGATGAGGAGGGCTTCCTCTACTTCGTCGGGCGGCGCGACGAGATGATCAAGACCTCGGGCTATCGGGTGAGCCCGACGGAAGTCGAGGAAATTCTCTACGGCACCGGCAAGGTCGGCGAATGCGTCGCCTTCGGCCTGCCGCACCCGACCCTCGGTCAATCGATCTGCATCGTCGCGACGGCGCCCGCGGGAGCCGAACTCGACACCGCCGGCCTGCTCGCCGATTGCCGCGCGCGCATGCCCGCGTACATGGTGCCAGCGCGCATCGAGGTCCGCGTGGGCGCCCTGCCGCGCAACCCGAACGGCAAGATCGACCGCAAGCAGCTCGCCGCCGAGTATCTGGAAAAGGAAGCCACGCAGTGA
- a CDS encoding pyridoxal-dependent decarboxylase, exosortase A system-associated, whose amino-acid sequence MTQFPIANGELLVSGLPLSRLAARVGQTPFYAYDRQLLNARVAELRRALPDAVELHYAVKANPMPALVAHMAGLVDGLDVASAGELKVALDAGCDPIDISFAGPGKRDTELEQAVAAGVLLNVESETEARRLAEISARLGWPARVAVRVNPDFELKSSGMKMGGGPKPFGIDAEAVPALLAEIGRLGLAFEGFHLFAGSQNLRAEAIVEAQQKSFELALRLSEAAPAAVRVVNLGGGFGIPYFPGETRLDLEPIADNLARIADDAARRLPDAKLVIELGRYLVGEAGIYVTRVVDRKVSRGQVFLVCDGGLHHHLSASGNFGQVIRKNYPAAIGNRADAAADTVATVVGPLCTPLDLLADRMALPDAQPGDLVAIFQSGAYGASASPQAFLGHPPAIEVLV is encoded by the coding sequence ATGACGCAATTCCCGATCGCGAACGGCGAACTGCTCGTCAGCGGCCTGCCGCTTTCGCGGCTTGCGGCGCGGGTCGGACAGACGCCGTTCTACGCTTACGACCGGCAGCTGCTGAACGCGCGCGTCGCGGAGTTGCGCCGGGCGCTGCCGGACGCGGTCGAGCTGCACTACGCGGTGAAGGCAAATCCGATGCCGGCGCTGGTCGCGCATATGGCGGGGCTCGTCGACGGGCTCGACGTGGCGTCTGCGGGCGAACTGAAAGTGGCGCTCGACGCGGGCTGCGATCCCATCGACATCAGCTTCGCGGGTCCCGGCAAGCGCGATACCGAACTCGAACAGGCCGTCGCGGCGGGCGTGCTGCTCAACGTCGAATCGGAAACCGAAGCGCGGCGGCTCGCGGAGATTTCGGCGCGCCTCGGCTGGCCGGCGCGGGTTGCAGTGCGCGTGAATCCGGATTTCGAGCTGAAGAGCTCGGGCATGAAGATGGGTGGAGGACCGAAGCCCTTCGGCATCGATGCGGAGGCCGTGCCGGCGCTGCTCGCCGAAATCGGCCGCCTCGGCCTCGCCTTCGAGGGCTTCCATCTCTTTGCGGGTTCACAGAATCTGCGGGCCGAGGCGATCGTCGAGGCGCAGCAGAAGAGCTTCGAACTGGCCTTGCGCCTGAGCGAAGCGGCACCGGCTGCAGTGCGCGTCGTGAATCTCGGCGGCGGCTTCGGGATCCCCTACTTTCCGGGCGAAACCCGGCTCGACCTGGAGCCGATCGCCGACAACCTCGCGCGGATCGCCGACGACGCGGCCCGCCGCCTGCCGGATGCGAAGCTCGTGATCGAACTCGGGCGTTATCTCGTCGGCGAAGCGGGGATCTACGTCACCCGCGTCGTGGACCGCAAGGTGTCGCGCGGACAGGTCTTTCTCGTGTGCGACGGGGGACTTCATCACCACCTGTCGGCGTCGGGCAATTTCGGGCAGGTGATCCGCAAGAACTATCCGGCGGCGATCGGCAATCGCGCCGACGCGGCGGCGGACACCGTCGCGACGGTCGTCGGCCCGCTGTGCACGCCGCTCGACCTGCTCGCCGATCGCATGGCGCTGCCGGACGCGCAGCCGGGCGACCTGGTCGCGATCTTCCAGTCCGGCGCCTATGGCGCGAGCGCAAGTCCGCAGGCCTTCCTCGGCCATCCGCCGGCGATCGAAGTGCTCGTGTAA
- a CDS encoding lipopolysaccharide biosynthesis protein has product MTLGDSIRRGALWLFVGNTGSQVLTFAFGIVLARLLAPEDFGMLVTIQVFTGLAGFVAGGGMGQGLVRAPEVTQGHIDVVFTLQLAIGCAIYALFYAAAPWFAQWYDMPLYASLLRVSALTFVIRPFVNLPGSILHRDMRFKAQTVVRIATLLVSSAVSIGMAWHGYGVWSLILGGLTGSLCSMALLMHFTRWRPALSLDVARARGVARYGMLVSLNDIVAYLRNQGTNFVLGKTLGPAAVGLFNKGDSLARMPQALVTASVYQVLFRALAQEQDNLDKSRYLFFRSLSLVAVYVTPFYVGAFWLADSLVTVLYGVKWAEAAAPLAMIAIAGPFLTVANLSGAVLAARNWLERELVVQAVLLVMILLATLTALPYGLPGVSIAVLLVSIYNALHMYVLASRCLKASWGALFAALQPAVVLNAILIGMLTAVQHFTGEIAQKSQVIYLMLTATVGGLVYGLCFLYLPIDALRTEQLRWKARLRLARKPSTT; this is encoded by the coding sequence GTGACGCTCGGGGATTCGATCCGGCGCGGTGCGCTGTGGCTTTTCGTCGGCAACACCGGCAGCCAGGTCCTGACCTTCGCCTTCGGCATCGTCCTCGCGCGACTGCTGGCGCCCGAGGATTTCGGCATGCTGGTGACGATCCAGGTGTTCACGGGGCTGGCCGGCTTCGTTGCGGGCGGCGGGATGGGCCAGGGCCTGGTACGGGCACCCGAGGTGACGCAAGGCCATATCGACGTGGTGTTCACGCTTCAGCTCGCGATCGGATGCGCGATCTACGCATTGTTCTACGCCGCCGCCCCGTGGTTCGCGCAGTGGTACGACATGCCGCTCTATGCCTCGCTGCTGCGCGTGTCGGCGCTGACCTTCGTCATCCGGCCTTTCGTGAACCTGCCCGGCAGCATCCTGCATCGCGACATGCGCTTCAAGGCGCAGACGGTCGTGCGCATTGCAACCCTGCTGGTGTCGAGTGCGGTCAGCATCGGGATGGCCTGGCATGGTTACGGCGTGTGGAGCCTGATCCTCGGCGGACTGACCGGCTCGCTGTGCAGCATGGCGCTGCTCATGCATTTCACGCGCTGGCGCCCGGCGCTGTCGCTGGACGTCGCACGGGCGCGAGGTGTCGCGCGCTATGGGATGCTCGTCTCTCTCAACGACATCGTGGCGTATTTGCGCAACCAGGGGACGAACTTCGTCCTCGGCAAGACGCTCGGACCGGCGGCGGTCGGCCTGTTCAACAAGGGCGACAGTCTCGCACGGATGCCGCAGGCGCTGGTGACGGCCTCCGTGTATCAGGTGCTGTTCCGCGCGCTGGCGCAGGAGCAGGACAATCTCGACAAGTCGCGCTACCTGTTCTTTCGCAGCCTGAGCCTCGTCGCAGTTTATGTAACGCCTTTCTACGTCGGCGCTTTCTGGCTCGCCGATTCGCTGGTGACGGTGCTGTATGGAGTGAAATGGGCGGAGGCGGCCGCGCCGCTCGCGATGATCGCCATCGCCGGTCCTTTCCTGACGGTCGCGAATCTCTCGGGGGCCGTGCTCGCGGCGCGCAACTGGCTGGAACGCGAGCTCGTCGTCCAGGCCGTCCTGCTAGTCATGATTCTCCTCGCGACCCTCACCGCCCTGCCCTACGGCCTGCCCGGTGTCTCGATCGCCGTCCTGCTGGTCTCCATTTACAACGCGTTGCATATGTACGTGCTCGCTTCGCGCTGCCTGAAAGCTAGCTGGGGCGCCCTTTTCGCGGCATTGCAGCCGGCTGTCGTACTCAATGCGATTCTCATCGGCATGCTGACGGCTGTGCAGCATTTCACGGGCGAAATCGCGCAAAAGAGCCAAGTTATCTACTTGATGCTGACGGCAACTGTCGGAGGACTCGTGTACGGGCTGTGCTTTCTTTACCTGCCGATCGATGCGCTGCGCACCGAGCAGCTTCGCTGGAAGGCCAGACTGCGCCTCGCGCGCAAACCCAGCACCACCTGA
- a CDS encoding sulfotransferase, which produces MSNFDKPVFVLSSSWRSGSTLVQRYVTASGEVLVWGETGGALDALRDALGGWDQITAPSARRFPGGTGGGKGEEAFRAFVAAPKSEHAGQWIANLSPPYMDIAGELRAMLLRVYGARAGELGYPRFGIKETRCDLATARCLRTLFPDAKFVFLVRDPFAVMLSIKRRNWMGHPPGHATLRYYAEHWRLRSAQFRDADFGLTLRYEDFVAEPALRDKLMDYLEIETRPPADFAETSKVDWVSRDTSDLSRWERGLLRYWLGGEMRQWGY; this is translated from the coding sequence ATGAGCAACTTCGACAAACCGGTGTTCGTGCTGTCGTCGTCCTGGCGCTCGGGCAGCACGCTCGTGCAGCGCTACGTCACGGCGTCCGGGGAAGTCCTGGTGTGGGGCGAGACGGGCGGTGCGCTCGATGCGTTGCGCGATGCGCTGGGCGGGTGGGATCAGATCACTGCGCCGAGCGCGCGGCGCTTTCCAGGGGGAACGGGCGGAGGCAAAGGCGAGGAAGCTTTCCGTGCCTTCGTCGCGGCCCCGAAATCCGAGCATGCCGGGCAGTGGATCGCCAACCTGAGCCCGCCCTACATGGACATCGCAGGCGAGCTGCGCGCGATGCTGCTCAGGGTGTATGGCGCGCGAGCGGGGGAGCTCGGCTACCCGCGCTTTGGGATCAAGGAAACACGCTGCGATCTGGCAACGGCGCGCTGTCTGCGCACGCTGTTTCCGGACGCGAAGTTCGTCTTCCTGGTCCGGGACCCGTTCGCGGTGATGCTCTCGATCAAGCGCCGCAACTGGATGGGCCACCCGCCGGGACACGCGACGCTGCGTTACTACGCGGAACACTGGCGGCTGCGTTCCGCACAGTTCCGCGACGCGGATTTCGGCCTCACCTTGCGCTACGAAGATTTTGTTGCCGAGCCGGCGCTGCGCGACAAATTGATGGACTACCTTGAGATCGAGACCCGGCCACCTGCGGACTTTGCCGAAACCAGCAAGGTCGACTGGGTCAGCCGGGACACGTCCGATCTCAGCCGCTGGGAGCGGGGCCTGCTGCGGTACTGGCTCGGCGGGGAAATGCGGCAGTGGGGGTACTGA
- a CDS encoding polysaccharide deacetylase family protein, which translates to MVDPISRLIHRRSRHDYAVILMYHSVAASPGKPAWPWAASLQQFCSQLDFLAAEGWTTLTMGELVAMGNGYPERTVVITFDDGYSDNVAAWEALTRRGMRASWFIVTGSIGQAPQWSDEGQPSGRMLSANVLREMAASGMEIASHTVTHARLPQLDDGRLGDELSGSKAALEDVLGSEVESFAYPYGLFDERCEEAVRRAGYRAACTTRTGWALRDGNPLQLRRLSIFNSDTPSSLARKLSFGSNDASWRIVAQYAMRRAMA; encoded by the coding sequence ATGGTCGACCCGATCTCGCGCCTGATACATCGCCGATCGCGCCACGACTATGCCGTGATCCTGATGTATCACTCGGTCGCCGCGAGTCCCGGCAAACCGGCCTGGCCTTGGGCGGCGTCGCTGCAGCAGTTTTGCAGCCAGCTCGATTTCCTGGCGGCCGAAGGCTGGACGACGCTGACGATGGGCGAACTGGTCGCGATGGGGAACGGCTATCCGGAGCGGACCGTGGTGATCACTTTCGACGACGGCTACAGCGACAACGTCGCCGCCTGGGAAGCGCTGACGCGGCGCGGGATGCGCGCGTCCTGGTTCATCGTGACGGGCAGCATCGGGCAGGCCCCGCAGTGGTCCGACGAGGGCCAACCGTCGGGCCGGATGCTGTCGGCGAACGTCTTGCGCGAGATGGCGGCGTCGGGCATGGAGATCGCCTCGCACACTGTCACTCACGCACGCCTGCCGCAACTCGACGATGGCCGACTGGGCGACGAGCTGTCCGGTTCGAAGGCCGCCCTGGAGGATGTGCTGGGCAGTGAGGTCGAGAGCTTCGCCTATCCGTATGGCCTCTTCGACGAACGTTGCGAGGAAGCCGTCCGCCGCGCGGGCTATCGCGCCGCCTGCACGACGCGCACGGGCTGGGCTTTGCGCGACGGCAATCCGTTGCAGTTGCGGCGTCTGTCGATCTTTAATAGCGACACGCCGAGCAGCCTCGCGCGCAAGCTGAGCTTCGGCAGCAACGACGCGTCGTGGCGCATCGTCGCGCAATACGCGATGCGACGGGCGATGGCCTAG
- a CDS encoding glycosyltransferase family 2 protein, which produces MAPSVSIIMPCYNAVAHLPGSVRSVLAQTFADWELIAVDDGSSDATLAWLQAQTDPRIRVVHQHNQGVSAARNAGLAQATGTCVAFLDADDTWHPDFLSRMHAALDARPDARPDAVLAYCGWQNLGQTGGRGEPFVPPDYETPEKTEALFARCRWPIHAVLARLDAVQAARGFEPGLKNAEDFALWLEVAIPSPIVRVPAVLAYYHFHNGVQASNDRARAAITHWRVQRRYLQRHPERFAHLGAERIRRLTDGELLLRGYESYWKRDIGAARQIFRVVMKEHYGSMADWKYMLPALLPESLHRWLIRALAGDVAGVEK; this is translated from the coding sequence GTGGCGCCGAGCGTGTCGATCATCATGCCGTGCTACAACGCCGTCGCGCACCTGCCCGGCAGCGTCAGGAGCGTGCTCGCGCAGACGTTCGCGGACTGGGAGCTGATCGCGGTCGACGACGGATCGAGCGATGCGACGCTGGCGTGGCTTCAGGCGCAGACCGACCCGCGGATCCGCGTCGTCCACCAGCATAACCAGGGCGTCAGCGCGGCCCGGAATGCGGGTCTCGCCCAGGCGACCGGCACCTGCGTCGCCTTCCTTGATGCGGACGACACCTGGCATCCGGATTTCCTGAGCCGGATGCATGCGGCACTCGACGCGCGGCCGGACGCGCGGCCGGACGCGGTGCTGGCGTATTGCGGGTGGCAGAACCTCGGGCAGACGGGCGGACGCGGCGAGCCCTTCGTTCCACCGGACTACGAGACGCCCGAGAAGACTGAAGCATTGTTTGCCCGCTGCCGCTGGCCCATCCATGCGGTGCTTGCGCGCCTCGACGCCGTGCAGGCTGCGCGCGGATTCGAGCCGGGGCTGAAGAATGCCGAGGACTTCGCGCTGTGGCTCGAAGTGGCAATCCCCTCGCCGATCGTTCGCGTGCCGGCGGTGCTCGCCTATTACCACTTCCATAACGGAGTGCAGGCATCGAACGATAGGGCGCGCGCGGCGATCACGCACTGGCGGGTGCAGCGTCGCTACCTGCAGCGTCACCCCGAGCGCTTCGCGCACTTGGGCGCCGAGCGCATCCGGCGGCTCACCGACGGCGAGCTGCTGCTGCGCGGTTACGAGAGCTACTGGAAGCGCGACATCGGCGCGGCGCGCCAGATCTTCCGTGTCGTCATGAAGGAACACTACGGCTCGATGGCGGACTGGAAATACATGCTGCCCGCCCTGCTCCCCGAATCCTTGCACCGATGGCTGATCCGCGCGCTCGCGGGCGATGTGGCGGGGGTCGAGAAATGA